In the Emys orbicularis isolate rEmyOrb1 chromosome 3, rEmyOrb1.hap1, whole genome shotgun sequence genome, one interval contains:
- the AIG1 gene encoding androgen-induced gene 1 protein isoform X7, translating to MALVPCQVLRVAILLSYFSILCAYNAIDMPAHQTYGGSWKFLTFIDLVRRR from the coding sequence ATGGCGCTCGTgccctgccaggtgctgagagTCGCCATCCTCCTCTCCTACTTCTCCATCCTGTGCGCTTACAACGCCATTGACATGCCAGCGCATCAGACCTATGGAGGGAGCTGGAAATTTCTGACATTCATAGACCTG